One Vicingus serpentipes DNA window includes the following coding sequences:
- the ispG gene encoding (E)-4-hydroxy-3-methylbut-2-enyl-diphosphate synthase, giving the protein MYCSSLTEYQRFKTREVKVGNIGIGGNNPIRIQSMTTTDTMDTMATVEQSIRMIDAGCEIVRITAPSKKEAENLANIKAELVKRGYNTPLVADIHFTPNAAEIAAKIVEKVRVNPGNYADKKKFEEIEYTDESYKDELARIRERFIPLVKICKEHGTAMRIGTNHGSLSDRIMSRYGDSPLGMVESAMEFLRICREFDYHNIVLSMKASNTLVVVQAYRLLVSKMIAEDMNYPLHLGVTEAGDGEDGRIKSAVGIGTLLEDGLGDTIRVSLTEEPEFEIPVAKDLVKRYNNRSGHDKIEEITTNPLTSFEYNKRKTNEVLNIGGKNVPVVVHDFCAKDKITPASFFALGYNYSVPLDKWNLTDMACDFVFLGNNVLDFEVPGTLGLIYNYKTWISHQDKGYPFLNAKEYTETNELSAKMNMVYVTLADLNSALISKLKNDPTAVLMIDTYNKHGMAEQRKLFTELMNNECSTPVIIGRAYGDITANEMQLHSSTDMGALLVDGLGDGVFIAAENCGSDKMINDTAFGILQATRTRISKTEYISCPSCGRTLFDLQETTAKIRAVTSHLKGVKIGIMGCIVNGPGEMADADYGYVGTGIGKITLYKEKNVVQKNIPEAEAVEALINLIKEHGDWVEA; this is encoded by the coding sequence ATGTATTGCAGCAGTCTAACAGAATATCAGCGATTTAAAACAAGAGAAGTTAAGGTGGGTAATATTGGTATAGGTGGTAATAATCCTATTCGTATACAATCCATGACAACTACTGATACTATGGACACAATGGCTACTGTAGAACAATCGATAAGAATGATTGATGCTGGTTGCGAAATTGTAAGAATTACTGCTCCAAGCAAAAAAGAAGCTGAGAATTTAGCCAACATAAAAGCCGAATTGGTAAAAAGAGGTTATAACACTCCACTTGTAGCAGACATTCATTTTACGCCAAATGCCGCGGAAATTGCCGCTAAAATTGTAGAAAAAGTTAGGGTTAACCCTGGTAACTATGCCGATAAAAAGAAATTTGAAGAAATTGAATATACTGATGAATCTTATAAAGATGAATTAGCAAGAATTAGAGAACGTTTTATCCCTTTGGTTAAAATATGTAAGGAGCACGGAACTGCTATGCGAATAGGAACTAACCATGGTTCTTTATCAGATAGAATTATGAGCCGCTATGGGGATTCTCCCCTTGGAATGGTAGAATCTGCAATGGAGTTTTTAAGAATTTGTAGAGAATTTGATTACCACAACATTGTACTTTCTATGAAAGCAAGTAACACCTTAGTGGTTGTTCAAGCTTACCGTCTTTTGGTTAGTAAAATGATAGCCGAAGATATGAATTACCCGCTTCATTTAGGAGTTACTGAAGCTGGTGATGGTGAAGATGGAAGAATAAAATCGGCAGTTGGAATTGGAACTTTATTAGAGGATGGTTTAGGTGATACCATTAGGGTTTCATTAACCGAAGAACCTGAATTTGAAATACCTGTTGCAAAAGATTTAGTTAAGCGATACAACAATAGAAGTGGACACGATAAAATTGAAGAAATAACTACAAACCCTCTAACTTCATTTGAATACAACAAAAGAAAAACAAACGAAGTATTAAACATTGGAGGCAAAAATGTACCCGTTGTTGTTCACGATTTTTGCGCAAAAGATAAAATTACTCCTGCATCTTTTTTTGCTTTAGGGTATAATTATTCTGTTCCATTAGACAAATGGAACCTAACCGACATGGCTTGTGACTTTGTTTTTTTAGGCAACAATGTTCTTGATTTTGAGGTTCCTGGCACTTTAGGATTAATTTACAATTATAAAACTTGGATAAGCCATCAAGATAAAGGATATCCATTTTTAAATGCTAAGGAATACACTGAAACTAATGAGTTATCAGCTAAAATGAACATGGTTTATGTTACCCTAGCAGATTTAAACTCAGCTTTAATCTCTAAACTAAAAAATGATCCTACAGCTGTTTTAATGATTGATACTTATAACAAACATGGAATGGCAGAACAACGTAAGTTGTTTACAGAATTAATGAATAACGAATGTTCTACTCCTGTTATAATAGGTAGAGCTTATGGCGATATTACTGCAAACGAAATGCAACTTCATTCCTCTACAGATATGGGTGCATTATTAGTTGATGGGCTTGGCGATGGCGTTTTTATTGCTGCCGAAAACTGTGGTAGCGACAAAATGATAAATGATACTGCTTTTGGTATTTTACAAGCTACAAGAACTCGAATTTCTAAAACGGAATATATTTCTTGCCCAAGTTGTGGCAGAACGTTGTTTGACTTACAAGAAACTACCGCTAAAATTAGAGCCGTTACATCTCATCTTAAAGGGGTTAAAATTGGAATTATGGGTTGTATTGTTAATGGCCCAGGAGAAATGGCAGATGCCGATTATGGATATGTTGGAACAGGCATTGGAAAAATCACTCTTTACAAGGAGAAAAATGTA
- a CDS encoding DUF7793 family protein — translation MKAQNFDIETKISFITKLDDDMVRVEVKKNVEPELEDLEENYNAYQTLFKAQRLYFLIVFNEGSNTSLEVRNQFASQKRSSFKIAEAIVVQSMPHKLIANFVLKVQKPKHKMQVFNNEKEALDWLLYQRENQTK, via the coding sequence ATGAAGGCTCAAAATTTCGACATAGAAACTAAAATATCATTCATCACCAAGTTGGATGATGATATGGTTCGTGTTGAAGTGAAAAAAAATGTAGAGCCAGAGTTAGAAGATTTAGAGGAAAATTATAATGCCTACCAAACACTTTTTAAAGCCCAAAGGTTATATTTTTTAATTGTTTTTAATGAAGGTTCAAATACTTCGCTCGAAGTAAGAAATCAATTTGCGAGTCAAAAAAGATCGTCATTTAAAATAGCTGAAGCTATTGTAGTACAATCTATGCCTCATAAATTGATTGCCAATTTTGTGCTTAAAGTGCAAAAGCCCAAGCATAAAATGCAAGTTTTTAATAACGAAAAAGAGGCTTTAGATTGGTTATTATACCAACGAGAAAATCAAACTAAGTAA